A genomic stretch from Falco biarmicus isolate bFalBia1 chromosome 17, bFalBia1.pri, whole genome shotgun sequence includes:
- the DUSP3 gene encoding dual specificity protein phosphatase 3 yields the protein MSDYRISVEELNDLLANGSGCYSLPSAHSNEVVPRIHVGNAFIAKNIMRLQRLGITHVLNAAEGKSFMHVNTNAEFYEGTGIRYHGIKANDTQEFNLSRYFEEAADFIEKALSQKDGQVFVHCREGYSRSPTLVIAYLMLRQNMDVKTALSTVRQKREIGPNDGFLRQLCQLNEQLLKEGKLKP from the exons ATGTCCGACTACCGCATCTCGGTGGAGGAGCTGAACGACCTCCTGGCTAACGGGAGCGGCTGCTACAGCCTGCCCAGCGCGCACAGCAACGAGGTGGTGCCGCGCATCCACGTGGGGAACGC GTTCATAGCCAAGAACATTATGAGGCTGCAGCGTCTGGGAATAACCCATGTTCTGAATGCAGCAGAGGGAAAGTCATTCATGCACGTGAACACTAATGCAGAGTTCTATGAAGGCACAGGCATCAGATACCATGGCATTAAAGCTAACGATACACAAGAATTTAACCTCAGCCGCTATTTTGAGGAGGCAGCTGATTTTATTGAGAAAGCACTTTCCCAGAAGGATG GACAAGTGTTTGTGCATTGCCGTGAGGGCTACAGCCGTTCTCCTACACTGGTCATCGCCTACCTCATGCTTCGCCAGAATATGGATGTCAAAACTGCACTGAGCACCGTCCGGCAGAAGCGAGAGATTGGCCCCAATGATGGCTTTCTAAGGCAGCTTTGCCAGCTCAATGAGCAGTTACTAAAGGAAGGCAAACTGAAGCCCTAG